A region of Vitis vinifera cultivar Pinot Noir 40024 chromosome 15, ASM3070453v1 DNA encodes the following proteins:
- the LOC100259843 gene encoding protein ELC, whose protein sequence is MASSSSSPPQSSHQFLTSVLSRRGPSALPYAEDVKWMIRQHFLSLADAFPALHPQTAAYTHNDGRTVNLLRVEGNIPMVYLQVTYYIPIVVWLMEAYPRQPPCVYVNPTRQMVIKRPHPHVNPSGLVSLPYLQNWIYPTSNLADLARNLSLVFGRDPPLYSQQPRPNLNPNSIPPRAFRPSSPHRPAADRTQVHRNAVNRLADRLHGDSEVLRKTREAEMEELFNAQAVLRQREEQISKGLREMQDEKEGLELQLQMILINSDIMEAWLRENQGKRVMDVENAFEYSDFVSSQMLECSSSDLAIDDVIYALDKALQEGSIPFDQYLKNVRMLSREQFLHRAMSAKARATQLQVHVSSMAQRASS, encoded by the coding sequence ATGGCTAGTTCATCGTCGTCTCCTCCACAAAGCTCTCATCAGTTCTTGACCTCTGTCCTCTCCCGACGAGGTCCTTCGGCCTTGCCCTACGCCGAGGACGTCAAATGGATGATCCGCCAGCACTTTCTTTCCCTCGCCGATGCCTTCCCGGCGCTGCATCCACAGACTGCCGCCTACACCCACAACGACGGCCGCACAGTCAATCTCCTCCGAGTTGAAGGCAACATCCCAATGGTATACCTTCAGGTCACCTACTACATCCCCATCGTCGTCTGGCTCATGGAGGCTTACCCTCGCCAACCCCCCTGCGTCTACGTCAATCCCACGCGCCAAATGGTCATCAAACGCCCTCACCCCCACGTCAACCCCTCCGGCCTCGTCTCCCTCCCTTATCTCCAAAACTGGATCTACCCCACCTCCAATTTGGCCGATCTTGCCCGGAATTTGAGTCTCGTGTTCGGCCGTGATCCGCCGCTTTACTCTCAGCAGCCTCGCCCAAACCTAAACCCTAATTCTATCCCTCCCAGAGCGTTTCGGCCATCATCTCCGCACCGGCCGGCGGCGGATCGCACTCAAGTTCACCGGAACGCGGTTAATAGACTGGCCGATAGATTACATGGTGATAGTGAGGTGTTAAGGAAGACAAGAGAGGCGGAAATGGAAGAATTATTTAATGCTCAAGCGGTGTTGAGGCAGAGAGAGGAGCAGATTTCGAAGGGGTTGAGGGAAATGCAAGACGAGAAGGAAGGCTTGGAGCTGCAACTgcaaatgattttgataaattcaGACATCATGGAGGCGTGGTTGAGGGAGAATCAGGGGAAGAGGGTCATGGACGTGGAGAATGCATTCGAGTATTCCGATTTTGTTTCAAGTCAGATGCTGGAGTGTAGTTCTTCAGATTTAGCTATAGATGATGTGATATATGCCCTGGATAAGGCCCTTCAAGAGGGATCAATCCCCTTCGATCAGTAcctgaagaatgtgaggatgtTATCACGGGAGCAGTTTCTCCATCGAGCCATGTCTGCGAAAGCTAGGGCTACACAGCTGCAGGTTCATGTCTCTAGTATGGCTCAGAGGGCATCATCATAA
- the LOC100265029 gene encoding uncharacterized protein LOC100265029: MPVDRRGWPTLRALANLLNCHRLSVNSLQHLKMPKSNTNFPYVSSSNPPGNLFMDSNQLVDSLTAHISLYHNRSPSSSPNPNPNPRSSILKWFSSLTVQQRQSYISAVDSNFVQILLQMQFKLYTHGHGFFIILPDLPSRDRPHLPSLCFRKSRGLLARVSESNDLERLINDSVRLFGSKEGERVEDCSCSASFLDSLTVCEEFVSNVDRFVAAMDSVSNGGFLRGEESGLGSDWVELEWLKAKGYYSIESFVANRLEVALRLAWFNCGNNGKKRGVKLKEKVNVAGIAANVFWRKKGCIDWWQNLDCAMRRKMIIVVLGKAAKSLTDEILKGAYSALEDEKWLFNAGGGQPVKYKYTASSQRTDQALSDDAEAGSIMIPSSVSGKPKSFFNFSNGLFVVQDILNIILTCQHSEYDRDKIFFSTLGSISTISDCIFRKLRGLLMVVWLDFTKLELLGEGNLKSPPNKSKEKLGTGGRKKRGRTRNMKKLNPVPRSCGDDSKSLKPLKDHGCGLAYAKCVDFVESNRMAGELQQSDLHMEASSSVVEMENDMFSGKVQNAARKSRKERNKNRIYSLKDPVEVRDLETITTEPSAPSVISQSEPSKSNWKSDSSVSENVPNDASIGCDKFISSPCKPTNGPSRAETTAQSIREDPVVSSIEVDVAFSGEDIKFQNSEHLSETDTKCVSDKPIKATELEEEIVQNQEQERGKFCNTGSTSSSECPSYEWPTVAPIHFTSINSQHLPAATDRLHLDVGRNWHNHFHQSFVPSIHQTRNPSLDAGCSQILSRPLPMSLDWPPMVRSISRLAPSMTCNYDPGFISRMQSSFRQGFPAHNVQVNTATSEDERKYSGDLMDLSDLTNVQELADECDSHWISEEEFELHAVSGLDYSQYFGGGVMYWNSSDHPGSGFSRPPSLSSDDSSWAWHEADMNRAVDDMVAFSSSYSTNGLASPTAASFCSPFDPLGAGHQPLGYVISGNEGPGKVLHSSSASADAMPEEKVSGSLANLPVDVEGKTGDPLPYSLLPPIIIPNMSRERSRSEFKRNFDRKSPCVPPARREQPRIKRPPSPVVLCVPRAPRPPPPSPVSDSRKNRGFPTVRSGSSSPRHWGMRGWYHDGSNLEEACVCIDGAEVVWPSWRNKNLSTRPMIQPLPGALLQDRLIAISQLARDQEHPDVAFPLQPPDLLSCSMRKTALSMMHSLLHEEIDSFWKKVAAENMIRKPYINWAVKRVTRSLQVLWPRSRTNIFGSNATGLSLPTSDVDLVICLPPVRNLEPIKEAGILEGRNGIKETCLQHAARYLANQEWVKNDSLKTVENTAIPIIMLVVEVPPDLTTSAAPNLQTSKEEPTPMPGGQGSHIQTEMGGLENSASPKCAQINYDNSKDSKSVRIDISFKSPSHTGLQTTELVKELTEQFPAATPLALVLKQFLADRSLDQSYSGGLSSYCLVLLITRFLQHEHHLGRPINQNFGSLLMDFLYFFGNVFDPRQMRISVQGSGVYINRERGYSIDPIHIDDPLFPTNNVGRNCFRIHQCIKAFSDAYSILENELTCLPISGDSSTSPPYRLLPKIISSIDLL; encoded by the exons ATGCCGGTGGACCGAAGAGGATGGCCTACACTTCGTGCACTTGCCAACCTTTTGAATTGTCATCGTCTCAGCGTCAATTCTCTGCAACACCTGAAAATGCCCAAATCAAACACTAATTTCCCGTACGTTTCCTCCAGCAATCCTCCTGGCAACTTGTTCATGGACTCAAACCAACTCGTCGACTCGCTCACCGCTCATATCTCTCTCTATCACAACCGCTCCCCAAGCTCTAGCCcgaaccctaaccctaaccctagatcTTCTATTCTTAAATGGTTCTCATCTCTCACTGTCCAGCAGCGCCAGTCTTACATTTCAGCGGTAGATTCCAACTTCGTCCAGATTCTCCTCCAAATGCAATTTAAACTCTATACCCATGGTCATGGCTTCTTCATTATCCTCCCTGACCTCCCCTCACGTGATCGCCCACACCTTCCCAGCCTCTGCTTTCGGAAGTCACGTGGTCTGCTGGCCCGAGTCAGCGAGTCAAACGACTTGGAACGATTGATTAACGACTCGGTTAGGTTGTTCGGGTCCAAGGAAGGTGAGCGAGTGGAAGATTGTTCGTGTTCGGCGAGTTTTCTCGATTCACTCACTGTTTGTGAAGAATTTGTGTCAAATGTCGATCGGTTTGTCGCGGCAATGGATAGTGTTTCGAATGGGGGGTTTTTGAGGGGTGAAGAAAGCGGGCTGGGCTCAGATTGGGTTGAATTGGAGTGGTTGAAGGCGAAAGGCTATTATAGTATTGAATCGTTTGTTGCAAACCGGTTGGAGGTGGCGTTGAGGTTGGCATGGTTTAACTGTGGGAATAATGGGAAGAAAAGAGGAGTTAAGTTGAAAGAGAAGGTTAATGTCGCTGGAATTGCGGCAAATGTTTTTTGGAGGAAGAAAGGCTGTATAGATTGGTGGCAAAATTTGGATTGTGCAATGAGGAGGAAGATGATCATTGTGGTTTTGGGAAAGGCAGCAAAATCTCTG ACTGATGAGATTCTGAAAGGGGCATATAGTGCCTTGGAGGATGAGAAGTGGCTCTTCAATGCTGGAGGGGGACAACCAGTGAAATACAAATATACTGCATCATCTCAAAGGACAGACCAGGCACTCTCTGATGATGCAGAAGCTGGCTCAATTATGATCCCATCTTCTGTCTCTGGAAAACCCAAGTCCTTTTTTAATTTCTCTAATGGTTTATTTGTGGTTCAGGATATTTTGAACATTATATTGACATGTCAACATAGTGAATACGACAgagacaaaatattttttagcacATTGGGTTCTATCAGTACCATTTCAGATTGTATATTTCGGAAACTTCGAGGACTACTTATGGTTGTTTGGCTTGATTTCACAAAACTTGAACTGCTAGGAGAAGGAAATTTGAAGTCCCCGCCAAATAAATCCAAAGAAAAGCTTGGTACAGGTGGGCGTAAAAAAAGGGGTAGGACCCGGAATATGAAGAAGTTAAATCCTGTTCCTAGGTCATGTGGAGATGATTCCAAAAGTCTCAAACCTCTCAAG GATCATGGATGTGGATTGGCCTATGCCAAGTGTGTGGATTTTGTGGAGTCCAATAGGATGGCTGGTGAACTTCAGCAAAGTGATCTTCACATGGAGGCATCCTCTTCAGTGGTTGAGATG GAAAATGACATGTTTTCGGGAAAAGTTCAAAATGCTGCAAGGAAGtctagaaaagaaagaaataaaaatagaatttacaGCTTAAAAGATCCAGTTGAAGTAAGAGATCTTGAAACAATAACAACAGAACCTTCTGCTCCATCTGTTATATCCCAGAGTGAGCCTTCAAAGTCTAACTGGAAATCTGATAGTTCAGTCTCTGAGAATGTGCCAAATGATGCTTCAATTGGTTGTGACAAGTTCATTTCAAGTCCTTGTAAACCTACTAATGGGCCTTCAAGGGCAGAAACTACTGCTCAAAGCATTCGAGAAGATCCTGTTGTCAGTTCCATTGAAG TTGATGTTGCTTTCAGCGGTGAAGACATTAAATTTCAGAACTCCGAACATTTGAGTGAAACTGATACAAAGTGTGTTTCTGACAAACCAATCAAAGCTACTGAGTTGGAAGAGGAAATTGTCCAAAATCAGGAGCAAGAAAGGGGGAAGTTTTGTAATACTGGATCCACAAGTTCTTCAGAATGCCCTTCATATGAGTGGCCTACTGTTGCTCCCATTCATTTTACATCTATCAATTCACAACATCTCCCAGCTGCCACTGATAGATTGCATCTGGATGTTGGTCGTAACTGGCATAATCATTTCCATCAATCCTTTGTACCCTCAATACACCAGACCAGAAATCCTTCATTGGATGCTGGGTGCAGCCAGATTTTATCTCGACCTTTGCCAATGAGTTTAGATTGGCCCCCAATGGTACGAAGTATCAGTAGATTGGCCCCATCAATGACATGTAATTATGATCCTGGATTTATCTCAAGGATGCAGTCTTCTTTTCGGCAGGGGTTCCCTGCTCACAATGTGCAGGTCAATACAGCCACCTCTGAAGATGAAAGAAAGTATTCAGGCGATTTGATGGATCTGTCTGATTTAACAAATGTGCAAGAGTTAGCAGATGAATGTGACAGCCACTGGATATCAGAGGAAGAATTTGAGTTGCATGCAGTTTCTGGATTAGATTATAGTCAGTACTTTGGTGGCGGTGTGATGTATTGGAATTCTTCTGATCATCCAGGGTCAGGTTTCTCTCGTCCTCCATCCCTTAGTTCTGATGATAGCTCATGGGCTTGGCACGAAGCAGACATGAATAGGGCTGTTGATGACATGGTTGCCTTCTCTTCATCTTACAGTACAAATGGCTTGGCTTCACCTACTGCTGCTTCTTTTTGTTCTCCGTTTGATCCTTTGGGGGCAGGCCACCAGCCTCTTGGTTATGTCATATCAGGAAATGAAGGACCTGGTAAAGTGCTGCATTCTTCTTCAGCATCAGCAGATGCAATGCCAGAGGAGAAAGTTTCTGGATCTTTGGCAAATTTACCTGTTGATGTTGAAGGGAAAACAGGAGATCCACTTCCTTACTCACTTTTGCCACCAATTATCATTCCCAATATGTCAAGGGAAAGGTCAAGATCTGAATTTAAGCGTAATTTTGATCGTAAAAGCCCATGTGTTCCTCCTGCGAGGCGGGAGCAACCTCGCATTAAGCGGCCACCATCACCTGTAGTGCTTTGTGTTCCACGGGCTCCTCGTCCACCTCCACCCTCTCCTGTAAGCGATTCCAGAAAGAACAGAGGCTTTCCAACTGTTAGATCTGGTAGTTCTAGCCCAAGGCACTGGGGTATGCGGGGTTGGTATCATGATGGAAGTAACCTTGAGGAAGCTTGTGTATGCATAGATGGTGCTGAAGTTGTTTGGCCTTCTTGGAGGAATAAAAATCTTTCAACTCGTCCAATGATTCAACCTCTACCTGGAGCGTTACTGCAGGATCGCCTGATTGCTATCTCCCAGTTGGCTCGTGATCAGGAACAT CCAGATGTTGCATTTCCTTTGCAACCACCTGATTTATTGAGCTGTTCCATGAGAAAGACAGCCCTCTCTATGATGCACAGCCTCCTACATGAGGAAATTGATTCTTTCTGGAAGAAG GTTGCTGCAGAGAATATGATTAGGAAGCCTTACATTAATTGGGCTGTCAAGCGTGTTACACGATCTCTCCAAGTCCTATGGCCTCGGTCCAGGACAAATATCTTTGGTTCAAATGCAACTGGTTTATCTCTTCCAACAAGTGATGTAGACCTTGTAATTTGCCTTCCTCCAGTGAGGAACTTG GAGCCTATTAAAGAAGCTGGGATTTTAGAGGGTCGAAACGGTATTAAAGAAACTTGTCTTCAG CATGCAGCCAGATATCTAGCAAATCAGGAGTGGGTAAAAAATGATTCTCTTAAAACTGTGGAAAATACAGCT ATACCTATTATCATGCTTGTGGTGGAAGTTCCCCCTGATCTCACTACCTCTGCTGCCCCTAATCTACAAACATCAAAAGAGGAGCCAACTCCTATGCCAGGTGGACAAGGAAGTCATATTCAGACCGAAATGGGTGGTTTAGAGAACTCTGCTTCACCAAAGTGTGCACagataaattatgataatagCAAGGATTCAAAGTCAGTTCGCATTGACATCAGTTTCAAGTCTCCATCGCATACAGGACTCCAAACCACAGAGCTG GTTAAAGAGTTAACTGAGCAATTTCCTGCAGCTACACCCCTTGCTTTGGTGCTAAAACAGTTTTTGGCTGATCGTAGCCTGGATCAGTCCTACTCTGGTGGATTAAGTTCATATTGTTTG GTGTTACTGATCACACGGTTTCTTCAGCATGAGCATCATCTTGGTCGCCCTATCAATCAA AACTTCGGAAGCCTGTTGATGGATTTTCTTTACTTCTTTGG GAATGTGTTTGATCCACGTCAAATGCGTATTTCAGTACAAGGAAGTGGAGTGTATATAAATAGGGAAAGAGGATATAG CATTGATCCAATTCACATTGACGATCCTCTTTTTCCAACAAATAACGTGGGAAGGAACTGCTTTCGGATACATCAATGTATCAAG GCATTTTCAGATGCTTATTCTATTCTGGAGAATGAACTCACATGCCTCCCCATAAGTGGCGATTCAAGTACAAGTCCACCATACAGGCTTCTTCCAAAAATTATCTCCAGTATTGATCTTTTATAG
- the LOC100247884 gene encoding uncharacterized protein LOC100247884, giving the protein MAKAMVVEFRVLPPMTCALVKDINPLVSVQLSSAHLPTRIRAVSLNEILPNALRRKHNPHWTGGFSLGVDLGMSRTGLALSKGFSVRPLSVLKLRGQKLELQLLEIAGREEVDEFIIGLPVSDDGKETPQSNKVRSVAGRLAARAAERGWRVYLQDEHGTSEEALSLMIDMGHSKSARQNRIDAYAAMMVLERYFSMAGQGTELVLPKQLELQEKLRRGPPKDADFFPEDFDG; this is encoded by the exons ATGGCGAAAGCCATGGTTGTTGAATTCCGAGTCCTCCCTCCCATGACATGTGCCCTTGTTAAGGACATTAATCCCCTTGTGTCTGTGCAATTATCTTCAGCGCATCTTCCTACAAGAATAAGGGCCGTGTCTTTAAACGAAATTCTCCCAAATGCCCTTCGCCGGAAGCACAATCCACACTGGACTGGAGGGTTCAGCCTGGGGGTAGACTTGGGAATGTCCCGCACTGGTCTTGCCCTCAGCAAAGGCTTCTCAGTTCGTCCTCTATCG GTCCTGAAATTGCGTGGTCAAAAGCTTGAACTCCAACTTCTAGAAATTGCAGGCAGAGAG GAGGTTGATGAGTTCATCATTGGACTTCCAGTATCTGACGATGGGAAGGAGACGCCTCAGTCCAACAAAGTTCGAAGCGTGGCCGGAAGACTCGCCGCCCGAGCCGCGGAGAG GGGTTGGAGAGTATACCTGCAGGATGAACATGGCACATCAGAGGAGGCCCTTAGCCTCATGATTGATAT GGGCCATAGCAAGTCTGCTCGCCAAAACAGAATAGATGCTTATGCTGCCATG atGGTACTCGAGAGATACTTTTCCATGGCAGGCCAGGGAACTGAACTCGTATTGCCCAAGCAGTTGGAACTCCAAGAAAAACTTCGAAGGGGGCCACCCAAGGATGCAGACTTTTTTCCTGAAGATTTTGATGGTTAG